From Acidobacteriota bacterium:
TATTATATCCGCTCCGCTCTTCCGGATAAAGAGTAGCATCGGACCGCGGCTTTTTGATATAATGCCTTGCTTATTGCCAGGACATATAAGGAAGAAGGAGAGTTCCGTGCATACCGTTAATGTGGAAACCGAACTCCATGTCACGACTCCCGATGAGCCCGGGATTTATGGCCGGGTACTGGGAACTCTGGCCAATGCGGGCATCAACCTCAGGGCATTGAACGTCGCCTCCGTCGGCGATGAGGGGCACTTCCGGCTCATCACTTCCGACAACGCCAAGGCTCAGAAAGCCCTCAAATCCCTGGGATACAAAGTCAAGACCCACAAAGTCGTTACGGTCCTGATCAGCGACCGCATCGGCGCCGGGTCCGAAATCGGAGCCCTTCTGGGCAACGCCGTCATCCATATCAGTTCCTCGTACGGGACCTCGGCGGGCGCCGGCAAAACCCTGCTCGTTTTCCAGACCAACCATAACACCAAGGCCGTCAAGACCTTGAAATGACATGCCCTCCGCCTTGAAACGCGTCCTCGTCGTCACGTCCGACGTCCCCTTTGTCACGGGCGGGCACTTGGTGATCGCCCGCAGCACCGTGAGGGCCCTCCGGGAGTGCGGCCACGAAGCCGACCTTGTTCTGACCCCGCAGAACAGATTCGGCCGTCAATTCAGCGCCTATCTGGCCAATCGTTTCACGGATGTCGGTATGGACGGTCTGGGCCGGACGATCGACCACGTCATTTCATTCCGTTTTCCGAGTTTCGCCGTCCGCCACCCCAGCCATGTCTGCTGGCTGAACCACAGGCTTCGCGAATACTATGACTTGTGGCCCATGCTCCGCGATCAACTGGGTTTCCGAGGCAAAGTGAAGGAGGAAATCCGGCGGCGCATTCTTCGGATCGTCGACACGCACCTCCTCAAAAGGAGTGTCAGGAAAGTCTATGCCCAGTCGGGTACCATTCAGGCCCGTCTTCAGAAATGGGGAAGCATTCCCTCGGAAATCCTCTATCCTCCCCCGCCTCAGCGACGTTACCGGACCGAAAGTTACGGGAATTTCATCCTGGCCGTTTCCCGGCTTCAGAAACTCAAGAGAATCGATCTTCTTGTGGACGCCTTCCGGTTCGTCGACAATACCGGTCTGCGCGCCGTCATTGTCGGAGACGGTCCGGAACGGACCGCGCTTGAGATCCGAGTCCGGGAGGCCGGTTTGGAACACCGCATCGACTTTCCGGGGGAACTTGATGATGAGGGGATTCTCGATCTATACGCGCGATGCCGAGCGGTTTTTTTCTGCCCCTATAACGAGGACTACGGCCTAGTGACCCCCGAAGCCTTCGCTTCACGCAAGGCTGTCGTCACGGCGACGGACAGCGGAGGCCCCGCCGAACTCGTCCGCGACGGGATCAACGGATTCGTCACCGACCCCAACCCGAAGGACATCGCCCGCCGCCTGAACGAGCTGGGCGGAGACACGGCCCTCGCGGAACGCCTGGGCGACCGGGCCGCCGAAACCGTCTCCGATATGACATGGGAAAAGGCCGTCTCCCGCCTCCTTCTTCTCCCCGGCTGATCCTTCAAAGCCGCAACATTTTTCATTGACATCCACCCTGTTTTCTCCTAAAATGAATGTCCTGAGTCGAGATTCAAGGAGGACATAATGGCAAAAGCCGAACCCAATGTCGTTCCCCTGTGCGACGTTTTGCTCGTTCTGCTCATCATTTTCATGGTCATCACGCCCATGGTTCAAAGAGGAATCGATGTCAAGCTTCCCGAAACGCAGGCCGATGCCGGCGGCGGCCAGCAGGCGGGTCTGATCGTCGTTACGGTTAAAAAGGACATGACCATCGAGATCAATAATGCGCCCACGGAAAAGCGCACCCTCCTCGAGGAATTGAGACGGTATTACGCCACCCGGCAGGATAAGACCATTTTTATCCGGGCGGAGGCAACCGTTCCTTTCCGGAATGTCATGGAAATCATCGACATCGCCAAGGGAGCGGGTGTCGATGTCCTGGCCCTCATCCCCGAGTTTTTCGAGGAATAAGCGGCCGGACCGGACCGGGAAACCATTCCCGGCCGGCTCAAACGAATCGTCGTTTCATAGCCGCGGCTGATCGGAATTCGGCCGCGGCTTTTTCTTTTTCTTGCCTTCCTCAAACTTGCGACTCGTTGCGGGGGTTCCCCTTGCGCCCCCGCAGAGCCA
This genomic window contains:
- a CDS encoding ACT domain-containing protein; the protein is MHTVNVETELHVTTPDEPGIYGRVLGTLANAGINLRALNVASVGDEGHFRLITSDNAKAQKALKSLGYKVKTHKVVTVLISDRIGAGSEIGALLGNAVIHISSSYGTSAGAGKTLLVFQTNHNTKAVKTLK
- a CDS encoding glycosyltransferase family 4 protein: MPSALKRVLVVTSDVPFVTGGHLVIARSTVRALRECGHEADLVLTPQNRFGRQFSAYLANRFTDVGMDGLGRTIDHVISFRFPSFAVRHPSHVCWLNHRLREYYDLWPMLRDQLGFRGKVKEEIRRRILRIVDTHLLKRSVRKVYAQSGTIQARLQKWGSIPSEILYPPPPQRRYRTESYGNFILAVSRLQKLKRIDLLVDAFRFVDNTGLRAVIVGDGPERTALEIRVREAGLEHRIDFPGELDDEGILDLYARCRAVFFCPYNEDYGLVTPEAFASRKAVVTATDSGGPAELVRDGINGFVTDPNPKDIARRLNELGGDTALAERLGDRAAETVSDMTWEKAVSRLLLLPG
- a CDS encoding biopolymer transporter ExbD; this encodes MAKAEPNVVPLCDVLLVLLIIFMVITPMVQRGIDVKLPETQADAGGGQQAGLIVVTVKKDMTIEINNAPTEKRTLLEELRRYYATRQDKTIFIRAEATVPFRNVMEIIDIAKGAGVDVLALIPEFFEE